A stretch of DNA from Spirosoma endbachense:
CTGAGGAAGAGCAGTCCCCTGCCCTGATGTAGCACCCTGTGTGGCGGCTGGAGAACTGCTGGAACGGCCGGAACTGGGGGAGGTCGTTGTTCCGGTTCCACTTCCGGTTCCGGCGGCCGGAGCAACCTGAGCCTGTACCGAAAGACTCACCAGGCCTAAACTCATCACGGCCAGACCGGCGCTCAGTTGGCGCGGGAATTGCGCCGTAAAGTCATAAAAATATTTTAACACGAAGTTGTGATTATTTCGGATTTTTTGCATATTTTTAAGATGTCGAAGGCTGCTGACTAATCAGTTAAAAGGGCCTGTATGTAACGACATAATTGCCTGTGTAGTACGTTTCTTATGTTCAGTCGGCAAAGTAAATGAACTTTTGCCGGATTATGAACGATTTCTTACTATCCGGAGTCTTTTATTCCCATGCCTACTATAGGTATGATTTTTCTAATGTATTAATTTGAACCCTGGTTTGCAAAACCATTCGTTCGTTCTTAAATTACCTACCAACCGTCCATGACAGAACAGGCAAATCAGCCCGTACAGTACAACGAAGACAGTATCCGTTCACTCGATTGGCGCGAACACATTCGCCTTCGGCCGGGCATGTATATTGGCAAACTTGGCGATGGCGCTGCCGCCGATGACGGCATCTACGTCCTGATTAAAGAAACGATTGACAACTGCATCGACGAACACGTGATGGGTTTCGGCAAAAACATCGACGTGCGCGTTACCGATCACCGGGTTGAAGTTCGCGACTACGGCCGTGGCATTCCACTTGGTAAAGTTGTTGAAGTTGTCTCCAAAATCAATACCGGTGGAAAATACGACTCCGGTGCATTCCAGAAATCGGTCGGCCTCAACGGAGTCGGTACGAAAGCGGTCAATGCGTTGTCGGGTTACTTTCGGGTACAGGCTTTTCGTGAGGGACGAACCGTTTGGGCAGAATTTGAACGGGGTATCCTTAAAAATCAGGGCGAAGAACCAACCAGCGAGCGAAACGGAACCCTTATTTGTTTTGAACCAGACGATACTGTATTTAAGCATTTTCATTATATCCCGCAGTTTCTGGAGAACATGATCTGGAACTACTGCTATCTGAATGCAGGTCTGACGATTACATTCAATAAGCAAAAATACGTTTCACAAAATGGTTTGCTAGATCTTCTTCGTGACAAGACAAAAAAAGACGAAGACTCTCTGCGTTACCCGATCATTCACCTGAAGGGTAATGATCTGGAAATTGCCATGACGCATGGTAACCAGTATGGCGAAGAATATTATTCATTCGTTAATGGTCAGTATACTACCCAGGGTGGAACGCACCTTCAGGCCTTGCGCGAAGCAATCGTTGAAACCATTCGTAAACACTTTGACAAGAACTATGACGTAGCCGATGTCAGAGCGTCAATAATTGCCGCCGTAAGTATTCGCGTTCAGGAGCCAGTGTTCGAATCACAGACCAAAACAAAGCTTGGTTCGATCAATATGTCGCCCGAGTCGAATGCCCAATCGGTCAACTCATTTGTTAAAGATTTCGTCAAAGAACGGCTTGACGATTTCCTGCACATGAACCCCTCTGTCCGTGATGCGCTCAAGAAACGTATCGAACAATCGGAGCGGGAACGGAAGGAACTCGCCGGTATAAAAAAATTGGCCAATGATCGTGCCAAAAAAGCAAGTCTTCACAATAAAAAACTTCGCGACTGCCGCAATCATCTGCCCGATTTGAAAGCCGAAGACCGCTATCAGTCAACGCTTTTCATTACCGAAGGTGATTCGGCCAGTGGTTCGATCACCAAATCGCGTAACGTTCAGTCGCAGGCTGTATTCAGCTTACGGGGGAAACCGCTCAACTGTTTTGGCCTGACCAAGAAAGTCGTGTATGAAAACGAAGAATTTAACCTGCTTCAGCACGCGCTCGACATTGAAGACGGGCTGGAGGGGCTTCGCTACAACCGAATTGTGATTGCCACCGATGCCGATGTTGATGGTATGCATATTCGGCTCCTGATGTTGACGTTCTTCCTGCAATTTTTTCCGGATCTGGTTCGTAATGGCCACCTGTATATTCTTGAGACGCCATTATTTCGCGTACGTAACCCTAAAAACCATAAGGAAACGACCTATTGTTATTCGGATGAAGAAAAACAGAATGCAATCAACAAGCTGTTGAAAGGGGGCAAAAAAACCGAAATCACCCGATTTAAAGGCCTTGGAGAAATTTCGCCGGAAGAATTCGGACTGTTTATCGGCGAAAACATGCGCCTGGAACCAGTGATCATGGAGAAAGAAACATCGGTCCCAAAATTGCTCAGTTACTATATGGGTAAGAACACGCCCGATCGTCAACGATTTATTATCGATAACCTGCGCATCGAGAAAGATATAGAAGATGCTGCTTTAGTTTAGTCAAGAGTTTGCAGGAGGCAGTAGGCAGTGTACTTTTGCAGTATACTGCTTACTGCTTTTTTATTGTGCTGGCAGATGACGGCACGCGACTGACTAAAAATGACTCTCGAATCCCTCCGTAATGACATCGACGCGCTTGATGATCAGCTCCTTACTCTCCTCAACCAGCGAATGGAGCTTGTGCGTCGGGTAGGCGAACTCAAACGTTCGACAAACGCCGTTATTTATCGCCCTGAGCGCGAGAAGCAAATAATAGACCGTTTGCAAACGAAAAACAACGGCCTGATGAATCGCCCGGCTATTGAGGCTATCTTTCTGGAAATCTTTGCGGTATCGCGCAATCTTGAACTACCGGAGCGGGTTGCTTATTTAGGGCCGGAAGGAAGTTTTACACACCAGGCCGCCGAAAGCCGTTTCGGGGCGATGAGCGCCTATATGGCATTGCCAACCATCCGATCGGTATTCGAGAGCGTAGAAACAGGACGGGTCAGGTTTGGTGTCATACCGATCGAAAATAATCAGGAGGGTATTGTCGAAGAAGCGATCGATCTGCTACTCGAAAAAGACCTGACCATTGCGGCTGAGGTTCAGATTCCTGTCCACTTTACCTTTGCGACGCAGACTGAAAACCTGGCCGAGATCACGCAGATCTATTCCAAAGATATTGCGTTTCGGCAGTGCAGCAAGTTTCTTAATGATTCCTTTGAGGGCTTGAAGGCGGAACTGGTTCCAGTCGAATCGACATCAAGAGCCGCTAAACTGGCTGCCCAAAACCCACATACGGCGGCTGTCTGTTCGCATATTGCCGCCAAACTGTTCGACGTTCCTGTCTTATTCGACAATATCGAAGACAGTGATCTAAACCGCACCCGGTTCCTGATTCTGGCCAAAAATTTTAAAAACCAGCCAAGTGGCAGCGATAAAACAACGATCATTGCCAAGCTGCCTAATACTGAATCTCCAGGGGTCTTGGCCGAATTTCTGCAGGAGTTCAATGCCCGGAACATTAACCTGACCAAAATCGAAAGCCGCCCCCTGCGCGAAGGAGCGACATTTCGCTATTGGTTCCTGATCGAATGTGAAGGCCATTCTGACGACCAGGATTTGCAGGAAATTCTAAATCACCATGCAGCCGAAGTAAAACTGCTGGGAAGTTACGTACGGGTGGCCTAACCAGGAACTCCCGTTTGTTGTTGTATTAAAAACTGTGCCCGTATGGAAGCCAATACATCCTCTGAACACCCTGAAAAGCTCGACCGGATTATCGATGCGCGGATGAAACTGAAGCGTCGGTTCGAAGAGAAAATGGCGCAGACGCCATCTATGACCGATGAGCAGCCACGTGGATCGGGTTTGCCAAACCGACACGGCATGCCCACGGTACCCATCGGGCAGACAGTCACAACAAAATGGCCCGTACTCGACCTTGGTTATCAGCCCAGTATTCCGCTCGATAAATGGCAACTCAACATTGATGGAGAAGTAGAGAACCCGATGCGGCTGAAATGGGAAGATCTGATGGCATTACCGCAGATTGAAGATACGAGCGATTTTCACTGCGTAACCACCTGGTCGCGGCTGGACGTTCCGTGGGTTGGGGTTCGGTTTATGGACCTGGCTGCTCTGGTCGATCCGAAAAGCACCGCAACGCATGTAATGTGCTACGGATACGATGGTTATTCGACCAATCTGTCGCTCGAAGAAGCGCTCAAGCCCGATGTATTGCTGGTTCATACGGCCGATGGTCAGCCACTGGCCCGCGAACATGGTGGACCCTTACGCATGATTACGCCCCAGCTTTACGCCTGGAAAGGCTCTAAATGGATCAAACGCATTGAGTTTTTGACCAAGAATCAGCTCGGTTTCTGGGAAGAGCGTGGTTATTCCAACACGGCCTATCCCTGGCGTAATGATCGCTATTCATAACTGAGAAGAGACGCAGGGTAGCGCGTCTCTTCTCAACATATTATGATTCAATAAACCCATAGCATAGCATGTGGCAGATGGTCATCTGGGCGTCTTCAACACGCCCATAGTGTTCGTCCTGAACAATAATGACTTCATCGGCAATGGCAGCGAGCCGACCGCCATTGCCACCAACCAGGGCAATGGTGGTTAAGCCATTCTCCTTCGCCCAGTGAATGGCTTTTACCACATTTGGCGAGTTTCCACTTACGCTCAGCGTTAGTACCAGATCGCCGGGTTGCGCATAGTTGTGCAATTGCTGGACATACACATCCTCATAGGCATAATCGTTGCCAAGGGCTGTAATCCACGAAATACTTTCATTCAGGGATAAGCAACGAAACCGTTTTCCCATCCGATCGGATGCGCTTTTGCCAAGATCAGTGATAAAATGCGAAACATTCGACGCGCTACCTCCATTTCCGAACGCAAAGAGTTGACGATCTTCTTCCCAGCATTTTTTGATCAGGTTGATAATATGTTCTACCTGATCAATAGGGATAGCATCATAGGCGGCTTTCTGCCGTTCGAGATACGTTTCAAAATAAGCTTTATTCATTCGTATGGGAGCAATTAGCTCATAATCTTGCCTAGAGCGTTATCGTAGCTGTCTTTTGCTTCGGCCAGGGTCAGCACGGCCATATCGTCGACGACAAATCCGCCGGCAGTAACTTTTCCCAAAAAGGCAAAGGGCAGAATCGTATCATCCAGATACCCTTCAACGTGTTGTTGCTGGTCAGGCGAGATCGAAATAACGACCCGGCTCTGGCTTTCGCCAAACAGGAAGGCATCCGTACGGTAACGATCATCAGTTTCGATCTGGAATCCTTTGTCGCCCGCCATTGCCGATTCGGCCAGGGTTACAAACAGGCCACCGTCCGATATGTCGTGGGCGGATTTGATCCAGCCATTTCGAATCATTGTTTTGATCGATTCCTGGATGCGCCATTCCGTCTCAAAGTCGAAGTTTGGTGCCGGAGAGGCTTTAATACCCTTGTATGAATACAGATATTCCGATGAGGCAATGTCATCGGTTGAAGGACCAACCAGATAAATCAGATCACCTTCATTTTTAAAATCGAGTGTCATTCGGTGGCTGGGGTGTTCCATCAGACCCAGCATACCAATCGTTGGCGTCGGGAACACCGGACCATCGTCGGAGCTTTGGTTGTAAAAACTGACGTTACCTCCCGTAACGGGTGTACTGAACCGGCGGCAGGCTTCGCCCATACCCTGAACGGCCTCAACAAACTGCCAGTACACTTCCGGCACATATGGATTGCCGAAATTCAGGTTATTGGTAACGGCAATAGGCTCTCCACCCGAACAAACGATGTTCCGGGCGGCTTCTGCCACGGCGATCATCGCCCCCTGACGCGGGTTGGCATTGACGTAACGGCTATTGCAATCGACCGTAATGACAATTGATTTATCCGATCCTTTTACACGCACGACGGCAGCATCAGAAGGTGCATTGGTACTGCGGTTGGCCGTTCCGACGGTAGAATCATACTGCTGATAGACCCACTTGCGGGAACAGATATTGGGGTGAGTCAACAAATGCTGAGCCACTTTTTTCAGCTCATCCTTATCCAGATCATCTACATCCGAAGGGTCAAATTTGGCAAACTCTTTAATATAGGCTGGTTCGGTGTATTCACGATGGTATTGAGGAGCGCCACCACCCAGCACAAGATCATAGGCCGGAACATCGGCAACCAGTTCGCCATACCGGTAGAAATGCAGCCGCTGCGTATCCGTAACCTCACCGATCTGAGCACAATTCAAATCCCACTTATCAAAAATGCCCTGAATTACGTCTTCTTTGCCTTTCTCGATCACAACGAGCATGCGCTCCTGCGATTCCGAAAGCAGAATTTCGAATGGAGCCATGTTAGGCTGACGCGTTGGCACTTTGTCGAGGTCGATAATCATACCATGCTCACCCTTCGCACTCATTTCAGACGTCGAACAGATGATACCGGCTGCGCCCATATCCTGAATACCGATCACATAGCCTGTTGCAATGATTTCGAGCGTGGCTTCGAGCAACAGCTTCTCCATGAAAGGGTCACCGACCTGTACGGCGGGTAACTTATCGGTCGATGCTGCCGATATATCTTCCGACGCAAACGTTGCCCCGTGAATACCATCTTTACCCGTTGCCGAACCAACGATAAACACAGGGTTACCGACACCATAGGAGGTCGCTTTAGCCACTTTTCCGACCTCAACAATACCTGCTGAGAACGCATTGACGAGCGGATTTGTATTGTAGCACTCATCGAAATACAGCTCCCCACCAACGGTTGGAATACCGAATGCATTACCATAATCGCCGATACCTTTCACGACACCCCGCAGCAACCGCTTGGTTTTAGCCAGATCGAGACTGCCGAAACGGAGCGAGTTAAGCTGAGCAATCGGGCGGGCACCCATCGTAAAGATATCGCGGTTGATACCACCCACGCCCGTAGCAGCACCCTGATAGGGTTCCAGTGCGGATGGGTGATTATGGGATTCGATTTTGAACGAGCAGGCCAGGCCGTCGCCAATGTCAACTAATCCGGCATTTTCATCTCCAGCTTTCGCCAGCATCCGGTCTGAGTCGCGCGGCAGTGTTTTGAGCCAGACGATCGAGTTTTTGTAGGAGCAGTGTTCCGACCACATCACCGAGAAGATACTCA
This window harbors:
- a CDS encoding DNA topoisomerase IV subunit B → MTEQANQPVQYNEDSIRSLDWREHIRLRPGMYIGKLGDGAAADDGIYVLIKETIDNCIDEHVMGFGKNIDVRVTDHRVEVRDYGRGIPLGKVVEVVSKINTGGKYDSGAFQKSVGLNGVGTKAVNALSGYFRVQAFREGRTVWAEFERGILKNQGEEPTSERNGTLICFEPDDTVFKHFHYIPQFLENMIWNYCYLNAGLTITFNKQKYVSQNGLLDLLRDKTKKDEDSLRYPIIHLKGNDLEIAMTHGNQYGEEYYSFVNGQYTTQGGTHLQALREAIVETIRKHFDKNYDVADVRASIIAAVSIRVQEPVFESQTKTKLGSINMSPESNAQSVNSFVKDFVKERLDDFLHMNPSVRDALKKRIEQSERERKELAGIKKLANDRAKKASLHNKKLRDCRNHLPDLKAEDRYQSTLFITEGDSASGSITKSRNVQSQAVFSLRGKPLNCFGLTKKVVYENEEFNLLQHALDIEDGLEGLRYNRIVIATDADVDGMHIRLLMLTFFLQFFPDLVRNGHLYILETPLFRVRNPKNHKETTYCYSDEEKQNAINKLLKGGKKTEITRFKGLGEISPEEFGLFIGENMRLEPVIMEKETSVPKLLSYYMGKNTPDRQRFIIDNLRIEKDIEDAALV
- a CDS encoding sulfite oxidase-like oxidoreductase; the encoded protein is MEANTSSEHPEKLDRIIDARMKLKRRFEEKMAQTPSMTDEQPRGSGLPNRHGMPTVPIGQTVTTKWPVLDLGYQPSIPLDKWQLNIDGEVENPMRLKWEDLMALPQIEDTSDFHCVTTWSRLDVPWVGVRFMDLAALVDPKSTATHVMCYGYDGYSTNLSLEEALKPDVLLVHTADGQPLAREHGGPLRMITPQLYAWKGSKWIKRIEFLTKNQLGFWEERGYSNTAYPWRNDRYS
- the pheA gene encoding prephenate dehydratase, with product MTLESLRNDIDALDDQLLTLLNQRMELVRRVGELKRSTNAVIYRPEREKQIIDRLQTKNNGLMNRPAIEAIFLEIFAVSRNLELPERVAYLGPEGSFTHQAAESRFGAMSAYMALPTIRSVFESVETGRVRFGVIPIENNQEGIVEEAIDLLLEKDLTIAAEVQIPVHFTFATQTENLAEITQIYSKDIAFRQCSKFLNDSFEGLKAELVPVESTSRAAKLAAQNPHTAAVCSHIAAKLFDVPVLFDNIEDSDLNRTRFLILAKNFKNQPSGSDKTTIIAKLPNTESPGVLAEFLQEFNARNINLTKIESRPLREGATFRYWFLIECEGHSDDQDLQEILNHHAAEVKLLGSYVRVA
- the purL gene encoding phosphoribosylformylglycinamidine synthase subunit PurL; the encoded protein is MDATESLPSLETARKLGLLPDEFDRIAQILGRRPNFTELSIFSVMWSEHCSYKNSIVWLKTLPRDSDRMLAKAGDENAGLVDIGDGLACSFKIESHNHPSALEPYQGAATGVGGINRDIFTMGARPIAQLNSLRFGSLDLAKTKRLLRGVVKGIGDYGNAFGIPTVGGELYFDECYNTNPLVNAFSAGIVEVGKVAKATSYGVGNPVFIVGSATGKDGIHGATFASEDISAASTDKLPAVQVGDPFMEKLLLEATLEIIATGYVIGIQDMGAAGIICSTSEMSAKGEHGMIIDLDKVPTRQPNMAPFEILLSESQERMLVVIEKGKEDVIQGIFDKWDLNCAQIGEVTDTQRLHFYRYGELVADVPAYDLVLGGGAPQYHREYTEPAYIKEFAKFDPSDVDDLDKDELKKVAQHLLTHPNICSRKWVYQQYDSTVGTANRSTNAPSDAAVVRVKGSDKSIVITVDCNSRYVNANPRQGAMIAVAEAARNIVCSGGEPIAVTNNLNFGNPYVPEVYWQFVEAVQGMGEACRRFSTPVTGGNVSFYNQSSDDGPVFPTPTIGMLGLMEHPSHRMTLDFKNEGDLIYLVGPSTDDIASSEYLYSYKGIKASPAPNFDFETEWRIQESIKTMIRNGWIKSAHDISDGGLFVTLAESAMAGDKGFQIETDDRYRTDAFLFGESQSRVVISISPDQQQHVEGYLDDTILPFAFLGKVTAGGFVVDDMAVLTLAEAKDSYDNALGKIMS
- a CDS encoding D-sedoheptulose-7-phosphate isomerase; translated protein: MNKAYFETYLERQKAAYDAIPIDQVEHIINLIKKCWEEDRQLFAFGNGGSASNVSHFITDLGKSASDRMGKRFRCLSLNESISWITALGNDYAYEDVYVQQLHNYAQPGDLVLTLSVSGNSPNVVKAIHWAKENGLTTIALVGGNGGRLAAIADEVIIVQDEHYGRVEDAQMTICHMLCYGFIES